One stretch of Rathayibacter festucae DSM 15932 DNA includes these proteins:
- a CDS encoding sigma-70 family RNA polymerase sigma factor, with the protein MALAALTMPTTIGPTTIGPTALRPTTIGPTATGPQTTGLTTTGPTTRRRGDRTAMTQPDPRPAPVPAAGPAVPPLDPPPLDPAPGDPAPLDLTAAFDEHGSALLGFAVNALRDRGLAEDCVQETFLRAWRSRERYSAERASPRTWLFAIARNVIVDAHRSLQRLPRIVPAEVLDDVPGDDVDPLASLMMVEALARLSPEHRQVVVAIHLRGESYAEVSAATGVAVATLRTRTFYALKALRTHLAAPDPTPEDRS; encoded by the coding sequence ATGGCACTCGCGGCGCTGACGATGCCGACGACGATCGGGCCGACGACGATCGGGCCGACCGCTCTCCGGCCGACGACGATCGGGCCGACGGCGACCGGGCCGCAGACGACCGGGCTGACGACGACCGGGCCGACGACGAGGCGACGAGGGGACCGCACCGCGATGACGCAGCCCGACCCGCGCCCGGCGCCCGTGCCCGCCGCCGGACCCGCCGTCCCGCCTCTCGACCCCCCGCCTCTCGACCCCGCGCCCGGCGACCCCGCGCCCCTCGATCTCACCGCGGCGTTCGACGAGCACGGCTCGGCCCTGCTCGGCTTCGCCGTCAACGCGCTGCGCGACCGCGGGCTCGCCGAGGACTGCGTGCAGGAGACGTTCCTGCGCGCCTGGCGCTCGCGCGAGCGCTACTCGGCGGAGCGCGCGAGCCCGCGCACCTGGCTCTTCGCGATCGCCCGCAACGTGATCGTCGACGCGCACCGCTCCCTGCAGCGGCTGCCGCGGATCGTGCCGGCCGAGGTGCTCGACGACGTCCCCGGCGACGACGTCGATCCTCTCGCGTCGCTGATGATGGTCGAGGCGCTCGCCCGGCTCTCGCCCGAGCACCGGCAGGTCGTCGTCGCGATCCACCTCCGCGGCGAGAGCTACGCCGAGGTCTCCGCGGCCACCGGAGTCGCGGTCGCGACGCTCCGGACCCGCACGTTCTACGCTCTCAAGGCGCTCCGCACGCATCTCGCGGCGCCCGACCCGACTCCGGAGGACCGATCGTGA
- a CDS encoding DUF418 domain-containing protein, translating into MDATTTVPRAATLAPRLQPDRVLVPDVLRGVAIVAMLIAHAMPLLPSLRDGAAGFAAGNINDLASPLFALVMGMSAALVLARPGASGGRVVVQNLIRGAVLVGLGVWLGGWGSWIAIVLPHLGLTLALGTPILLLRSRLVAIVAAVVLVAGAPLNALVAASVDPAVLYARTPIGYLLQWSFIDPHYRLTNLLPFLLLGALLLRHGFRRDRLLAVLAVVAVLAYPVRPALERLIGLQSVSGSHPDTLHDLGLVLAAYVVVVLLATVRERPASTVIAAVLTPFRAVGSLALSVYVLQVAVVAAFATQGLGYVADTPGAALLLVLGVWAVAVLWWRFVGIGPLEWLIGRLTRLVPAPRR; encoded by the coding sequence ATGGATGCGACCACGACCGTTCCGCGCGCCGCGACCCTCGCGCCCCGGCTGCAGCCGGACCGGGTCCTCGTGCCCGACGTCCTGCGCGGGGTCGCCATCGTGGCGATGCTGATCGCGCACGCGATGCCGCTCCTGCCGAGTCTGCGCGACGGAGCGGCCGGCTTCGCGGCGGGGAACATCAACGACCTCGCGTCGCCGCTGTTCGCCCTGGTGATGGGGATGTCGGCGGCGCTGGTCCTCGCGCGGCCCGGCGCCTCCGGCGGACGGGTCGTCGTGCAGAACCTGATCCGCGGTGCCGTGCTCGTCGGGCTCGGCGTCTGGCTGGGCGGCTGGGGCAGCTGGATCGCGATCGTGCTGCCGCACCTCGGGCTCACGCTCGCGCTCGGGACGCCGATCCTGCTCCTGCGCAGCCGCCTCGTCGCGATCGTCGCCGCCGTCGTGCTCGTGGCGGGTGCTCCGCTGAACGCGCTGGTCGCGGCGTCGGTGGACCCGGCGGTCCTCTACGCGCGGACGCCCATCGGATACCTGCTGCAGTGGAGCTTCATCGATCCGCACTACCGGCTGACGAACCTGCTCCCGTTCCTCCTGCTCGGCGCGCTGCTGCTGCGGCACGGCTTCCGGCGCGACCGCCTGCTCGCCGTGCTCGCCGTCGTCGCGGTGCTCGCGTACCCGGTGCGGCCGGCGCTCGAGCGGCTGATCGGCCTCCAATCCGTCTCGGGCAGCCACCCGGACACGCTGCACGACCTCGGCCTGGTGCTCGCCGCCTACGTCGTCGTCGTGCTGCTCGCGACGGTCCGCGAGCGGCCGGCGAGCACGGTGATCGCGGCGGTGCTCACGCCGTTCCGCGCCGTCGGCTCGCTCGCGCTCTCGGTGTACGTGCTGCAGGTGGCGGTCGTCGCCGCCTTCGCGACGCAGGGCCTCGGCTACGTCGCCGACACCCCCGGCGCGGCCCTCCTCCTGGTGCTGGGAGTGTGGGCGGTCGCGGTGCTGTGGTGGCGCTTCGTCGGCATCGGACCGCTGGAGTGGCTGATCGGCCGGCTGACCCGGCTGGTGCCGGCGCCGCGGCGCTGA
- a CDS encoding HNH endonuclease — translation MGEAICRTASSLPESSRSALDECAADAALTMTTTQLRRALSRWREELHEQPLAERHARAKEDRAVWVTPDIDGMATLCVHAPAPAVTGAYDRLRRIARTLRDDGDPRTLQQLSADAAVDLLCDGDIAGTTPNAEHRPDPTFVPGIRAEVRLTLAASTAVGLDDAPADLDGYGPVPAPIARELIRTAASFTRVLIDPETGAVVSVGRTHRVPPPQMRLHLQLRDQTCRFAGCTRPAATSEADHTLEWRKGGETSLENLVSLCTSHHHLRHGDQWTYDQVDDGTIVWTSPTGRRISNRPPPLPGRPPEPPPRPHFVDAPAPF, via the coding sequence ATCGGCGAGGCGATCTGCAGAACCGCGAGCAGCCTCCCCGAGAGCTCCCGCTCCGCACTCGACGAGTGCGCTGCCGACGCCGCGCTCACGATGACGACCACGCAGCTGCGCCGCGCCCTCAGCCGCTGGCGCGAGGAGCTGCACGAGCAGCCCCTCGCCGAACGCCACGCCCGCGCGAAGGAGGACCGCGCCGTCTGGGTCACCCCGGACATCGACGGCATGGCGACCCTCTGCGTCCACGCTCCCGCGCCGGCGGTGACGGGCGCTTACGACCGCCTCCGCCGCATCGCGCGCACCCTCCGCGACGACGGCGACCCCCGCACCCTCCAGCAGCTCAGCGCCGACGCCGCCGTCGACCTCCTCTGCGACGGAGACATCGCCGGAACCACGCCGAACGCCGAGCACCGGCCCGACCCGACCTTCGTCCCCGGCATCCGCGCCGAAGTCCGCCTCACCCTCGCCGCCTCCACCGCCGTCGGCCTCGACGACGCACCCGCGGACCTCGACGGCTACGGCCCCGTCCCCGCCCCGATCGCCCGAGAACTGATCCGCACCGCCGCCTCCTTCACCCGCGTCCTCATCGATCCCGAGACCGGCGCGGTCGTCTCCGTCGGCCGCACCCACCGCGTCCCGCCACCGCAGATGCGCCTGCACCTCCAGCTGCGGGACCAGACCTGCCGCTTCGCCGGCTGCACCCGGCCCGCCGCGACCAGCGAGGCCGACCACACCCTCGAGTGGCGCAAGGGCGGCGAGACCTCGCTCGAGAACCTCGTCTCGCTCTGCACCTCGCACCACCATCTGCGGCACGGCGACCAGTGGACCTACGACCAGGTCGACGACGGGACGATCGTGTGGACGAGCCCCACCGGCCGGCGGATCAGCAACCGGCCGCCCCCACTGCCCGGGCGGCCGCCCGAGCCGCCGCCGCGGCCGCACTTCGTCGACGCGCCGGCACCGTTCTGA
- a CDS encoding arsenic resistance protein, which translates to MSALVARLERRQIAVYLGAIAAGAVLGLLLPAARHLEGAIEPVLGLLLFATFLGVPFAALGRALRDVRFLAAVGVLNFVVVPVVAFGLSRFVAESPALLFGVLLVLLAPCIDYVIVFAGLAGGAADRLLAAAPLLMLAQLLLLPLYLLLFLGPEGVAVVEVAPFARALLLLIVLPLTAAALVQALGRRHRAGRVVESTMLGLMVPLMAATLLVVVASQIGAVGAAAGRLLVLVPLYAAFLAVMVAAGLGVARLFRLDVPSSRALVFSGATRNSLVVLPLALALPAPLALAPVVVVTQTLVELIGMVVLVRLLPRLVRHAPTPDAPTPDAPTPDAPTPDAPTPDAPTSDAPTPE; encoded by the coding sequence GTGAGCGCGCTCGTCGCGCGGCTCGAGCGGCGGCAGATCGCCGTGTACCTCGGCGCGATCGCCGCCGGCGCCGTGCTCGGGCTGCTGCTGCCCGCCGCGCGGCACCTGGAGGGCGCGATCGAGCCGGTGCTCGGGCTGCTGCTGTTCGCGACGTTCCTCGGCGTCCCGTTCGCGGCGCTCGGCCGCGCCCTGCGGGACGTCCGCTTCCTCGCCGCGGTCGGCGTCCTGAACTTCGTCGTCGTCCCGGTCGTCGCGTTCGGGCTGTCCCGCTTCGTCGCCGAGAGCCCCGCGCTGCTCTTCGGGGTGCTGCTCGTGCTGCTGGCGCCCTGCATCGACTACGTGATCGTCTTCGCCGGCCTCGCGGGCGGCGCCGCCGACCGGCTGCTCGCCGCGGCGCCGCTGCTGATGCTCGCGCAGCTCCTGCTCCTTCCTCTCTACCTCCTCCTGTTCCTCGGGCCGGAGGGCGTCGCCGTGGTCGAGGTGGCCCCGTTCGCGCGGGCGCTCCTGCTGCTGATCGTGCTGCCGCTCACCGCCGCCGCGCTCGTGCAGGCGCTCGGCCGCCGGCATCGCGCGGGGCGGGTCGTCGAATCGACGATGCTCGGACTGATGGTGCCGCTGATGGCGGCGACCCTCCTCGTCGTCGTCGCCTCGCAGATCGGCGCCGTCGGTGCCGCCGCCGGGAGGCTGCTCGTCCTCGTCCCCCTCTACGCCGCGTTCCTCGCGGTGATGGTCGCGGCCGGACTCGGCGTCGCCCGGCTCTTCCGCCTCGACGTCCCCTCGTCCCGCGCGCTGGTGTTCAGCGGCGCCACCCGCAACTCCCTCGTGGTGCTGCCGCTCGCACTCGCGCTCCCCGCGCCGCTGGCACTCGCACCCGTGGTCGTCGTGACGCAGACCCTGGTCGAGCTGATCGGCATGGTCGTGCTCGTGCGGCTGCTCCCGCGGCTCGTCCGTCACGCGCCCACCCCTGACGCGCCCACCCCTGACGCGCCCACCCCTGACGCGCCCACCCCTGACGCGCCCACCCCCGACGCGCCCACCTCCGACGCGCCCACCCCCGAGTAG